The following are encoded in a window of uncultured Pseudomonas sp. genomic DNA:
- a CDS encoding aspartate-semialdehyde dehydrogenase, whose protein sequence is MLPPIPHSLAPVTVQNDVVKPRPEIPPVTAAAESAKESAVSVDKRHPQEAEALLREEQRRRQRRRGYTPEELAEGEVGAADEADFEELPRQGLWVDVEV, encoded by the coding sequence ATGCTGCCACCAATCCCCCACAGCCTGGCTCCTGTCACCGTGCAGAACGATGTGGTCAAGCCGCGCCCGGAAATTCCGCCGGTGACCGCGGCTGCCGAAAGCGCCAAGGAAAGCGCCGTCAGTGTGGACAAGCGGCACCCGCAGGAGGCCGAGGCGCTGCTGCGCGAAGAGCAACGCCGGCGCCAGCGTCGACGCGGCTATACGCCCGAAGAGTTGGCCGAAGGTGAGGTGGGCGCAGCCGATGAAGCCGACTTCGAGGAGCTGCCGCGTCAAGGGTTGTGGGTGGATGTTGAAGTCTGA
- a CDS encoding alpha-ketoglutarate-dependent dioxygenase AlkB — translation MDLFDDNPLQLPNAELELHTQWLDVATAERWLSELIAQTPWQQPHVQIYGRQLPVPRLVAWYGDAQARYRYSGLTHQPLPWTPLLAQIRAQVVAAVGQPLNGVLLNYYRDGQDSMGWHSDDEAELGANPLIASLNLGGTRRFDLRRKGQSRIEHSLPLAHGSLLVMRGPTQHYWQHQVAKTRSPCAPRLNLTFRLIKPSP, via the coding sequence GTGGATCTATTTGATGACAACCCACTGCAGCTACCCAACGCCGAACTTGAGTTGCATACGCAGTGGTTAGATGTAGCGACCGCCGAGCGCTGGCTAAGCGAGTTGATCGCGCAAACACCCTGGCAGCAGCCGCACGTACAGATATATGGCCGGCAACTGCCGGTGCCAAGACTGGTGGCTTGGTATGGCGATGCTCAGGCCCGCTATCGCTACTCGGGCTTGACCCATCAACCGCTGCCCTGGACGCCATTGCTTGCGCAGATTCGCGCACAGGTGGTCGCTGCTGTCGGGCAGCCACTGAATGGCGTGCTGCTCAACTATTATCGTGATGGTCAGGACTCCATGGGCTGGCACAGCGATGATGAAGCAGAGTTGGGCGCTAATCCGCTGATTGCCTCGCTTAACCTAGGCGGCACTCGGCGTTTTGATTTGCGCCGTAAGGGGCAAAGTCGTATTGAGCATTCGCTGCCTTTGGCGCATGGATCATTGCTGGTCATGCGCGGGCCAACCCAGCATTATTGGCAGCACCAAGTGGCGAAGACGCGCAGCCCCTGTGCGCCACGTCTGAACCTGACCTTTCGTTTGATCAAGCCGAGCCCATGA
- the ccoM gene encoding cytochrome c oxidase subunit CcoM, which produces MFIDVVVLAGIGTVGLMVAFFVGVGYFIWQDSHKRKQG; this is translated from the coding sequence ATGTTTATCGATGTCGTAGTTCTCGCCGGTATCGGCACGGTCGGTCTGATGGTCGCCTTCTTCGTCGGTGTTGGCTATTTCATCTGGCAGGACTCGCACAAGCGCAAGCAGGGCTGA
- the glpD gene encoding glycerol-3-phosphate dehydrogenase — translation MPTRSASHTPLAEVYDLAVIGGGINGAGIAADAAGRGLSVFLCEKDDLAQHTSSASSKLIHGGLRYLEHYEFRLVREALAEREVLLNKAPHIVKPLRFILPHRPHLRPAWMIRAGLFLYDHLGKREKLAGSRSLRFGAGSPLRAEISRGFEYSDCWVDDARLVVLNAMAARENGAHVHSRTRCLSARRSKGLWHIHLERHDGSLFSIRARALVNAAGPWVAQFIREDLKQQSPYGIRLIQGSHIVVPRLFEGEQAYILQNEDRRIVFAIPYQERFTLIGTTDREYQGDPGKVAISAEETDYLLNVVNAHFKKQLARGDILHTYAGVRPLCDDESDDPSAVTRDYTLSLSSPPGEAPLLSVFGGKLTTYRKLAESALEQLSPFFPKMGPRWTATSLLPGAEQLDSQSVLIEALCARFDWLPTALARRWASSYGSRSWVMLKGVSSLSDLGEHLGGSLYTREVDYLCQHEWAIQAEDILWRRSKLGLFTTAAQQAKLDSYLRLESPHNPQDASAI, via the coding sequence ATGCCTACTCGCTCTGCCAGCCACACCCCTCTCGCTGAAGTCTATGACCTCGCCGTCATTGGCGGCGGCATCAATGGCGCGGGGATTGCCGCCGATGCCGCCGGTCGCGGCCTGAGCGTGTTCCTTTGTGAAAAGGACGACCTGGCGCAGCACACCTCTTCGGCCAGCAGCAAGCTGATTCACGGCGGCCTGCGCTACCTGGAGCATTACGAATTCCGCCTGGTGCGCGAAGCGTTGGCCGAACGTGAAGTGCTGCTGAACAAAGCCCCGCATATCGTTAAACCCCTGCGTTTTATCCTGCCGCACCGCCCGCACCTGCGCCCGGCGTGGATGATCCGCGCCGGGCTGTTTCTCTACGACCATCTGGGCAAGCGCGAAAAGCTGGCCGGCTCGCGCAGCCTGCGCTTTGGCGCCGGCAGCCCGCTGAGAGCCGAGATCAGCCGCGGCTTCGAATATTCCGACTGCTGGGTCGACGACGCCCGCCTGGTGGTGCTCAACGCCATGGCCGCCCGCGAAAACGGCGCACACGTGCACAGCCGCACCCGCTGCCTCAGCGCCCGGCGCAGCAAAGGCCTGTGGCATATCCACCTGGAACGTCACGACGGCAGCCTGTTTTCGATTCGTGCACGTGCGCTGGTCAACGCCGCAGGGCCCTGGGTTGCGCAGTTTATTCGGGAAGACCTGAAGCAGCAGTCGCCCTACGGCATTCGCCTGATCCAGGGCAGCCATATCGTCGTGCCACGCCTGTTCGAGGGCGAGCAGGCCTACATTCTGCAAAACGAAGACCGCCGCATTGTGTTCGCCATCCCCTATCAGGAGCGCTTCACCCTGATCGGCACCACCGACCGTGAATACCAAGGTGACCCTGGCAAAGTAGCGATCAGCGCAGAAGAAACCGACTACCTGTTGAACGTAGTCAACGCCCACTTCAAAAAGCAGTTGGCGCGCGGCGATATTCTGCACACTTACGCCGGCGTGCGGCCGCTGTGCGACGACGAGTCGGACGACCCGTCTGCGGTCACCCGCGATTACACCCTGTCACTGTCCAGCCCACCGGGCGAAGCGCCGCTGCTTTCGGTATTCGGCGGCAAGCTCACCACCTACCGCAAACTCGCCGAATCGGCATTGGAACAACTGTCGCCCTTCTTCCCCAAGATGGGCCCCCGCTGGACCGCGACCAGCCTGCTGCCTGGCGCAGAGCAGCTGGACAGTCAAAGCGTCTTGATCGAAGCATTGTGTGCACGCTTTGACTGGCTGCCCACCGCCCTGGCCCGGCGCTGGGCCAGCAGCTACGGCAGCCGCAGCTGGGTAATGCTCAAAGGCGTGAGCAGCCTCAGCGATCTGGGAGAGCACCTGGGCGGCAGCCTCTACACCCGTGAAGTCGACTATTTATGCCAGCACGAGTGGGCTATACAGGCCGAGGACATTCTCTGGCGGCGCAGCAAACTCGGCCTCTTCACCACAGCGGCGCAGCAAGCCAAGCTCGACAGTTACCTGCGCCTCGAATCACCCCACAACCCGCAAGACGCCAGCGCCATCTAA
- a CDS encoding DeoR family transcriptional regulator, whose translation MTLPLRQQDILEIARERGYVSIDELAQAFAVTPQTIRRDINQLAEQGLLRRTHGGAASESSSIQNTAYSMRAGLMRDEKQRIATAIAAQIPDHASLFINIGTTTEAIARELLGHKGLKIITNNLHVAAQLSAKADFEVLLAGGTVRSDGGVVGQAAVDFIQQFKVDFALVGISGIDEDGSLLDFDYQEVRVSQAIISNARQVFLAVDSSKFGRNAVVRLGSVALVDRLFTDAAPSTAVNRLLSEHKVQLDLV comes from the coding sequence ATGACCCTGCCGCTGCGCCAACAGGATATTCTCGAAATCGCCCGCGAGCGCGGCTACGTCAGCATCGACGAGTTGGCCCAGGCCTTTGCCGTCACTCCGCAAACCATTCGCCGCGACATTAACCAGCTCGCCGAACAAGGCTTGCTGCGCCGCACCCACGGCGGCGCGGCGAGTGAAAGTTCAAGCATCCAGAACACCGCCTACAGCATGCGCGCAGGCCTGATGCGCGATGAAAAACAGCGCATCGCCACCGCCATCGCCGCACAAATCCCCGACCACGCGTCGCTGTTTATCAATATCGGCACCACCACCGAGGCGATTGCCCGTGAGTTACTCGGCCACAAGGGCCTGAAGATCATCACCAATAACCTGCACGTGGCGGCCCAGCTCAGCGCCAAGGCCGACTTCGAGGTGCTCCTGGCCGGCGGCACCGTGCGCAGCGATGGCGGCGTGGTGGGCCAGGCAGCAGTGGATTTTATCCAGCAGTTCAAAGTCGACTTCGCCCTGGTTGGCATCAGCGGAATTGATGAAGACGGCAGCCTGCTCGACTTCGACTATCAGGAAGTCCGCGTCTCCCAAGCCATTATTAGCAACGCCCGCCAGGTATTCCTGGCCGTCGACTCAAGCAAATTTGGCCGCAATGCCGTGGTGCGCCTGGGTTCGGTTGCCCTGGTTGATCGACTGTTCACCGACGCCGCCCCCTCAACTGCAGTCAACCGCCTGCTCAGCGAACACAAGGTGCAGCTCGACCTGGTGTAA
- the ybaK gene encoding Cys-tRNA(Pro) deacylase, whose protein sequence is MTPAIDLLKKAKAVHQVHSYSHDPKAASYGLEAAEKLNLDPAQVFKTLLAASEKGELLVAVVPVAGTLDLKALAQAAGVKKADMADPAAAQRATGYLLGGISPLGQKKRLRTFIDESAQQFPSIYVSAGRRGLEVQLAAAVLAQLTQGVFAPIGRG, encoded by the coding sequence ATGACCCCAGCCATCGATTTGTTAAAAAAGGCCAAAGCGGTGCATCAGGTGCACAGCTATAGCCACGATCCCAAGGCGGCTTCCTACGGTTTGGAAGCGGCGGAAAAGCTCAATCTTGACCCTGCGCAAGTGTTCAAGACCCTGCTGGCGGCCAGCGAGAAGGGTGAGTTGCTGGTAGCGGTGGTGCCGGTGGCAGGCACGCTCGACCTGAAAGCCTTGGCTCAGGCGGCGGGCGTGAAGAAAGCCGACATGGCCGACCCGGCAGCGGCGCAGCGCGCTACCGGTTACCTGCTGGGCGGCATCAGCCCGCTGGGGCAGAAGAAGCGGCTGCGTACTTTTATTGATGAGTCCGCGCAGCAGTTTCCCAGTATCTACGTCAGCGCCGGGCGGCGCGGCTTGGAAGTACAGCTGGCGGCCGCTGTGCTGGCGCAACTGACCCAGGGGGTATTTGCCCCAATCGGTCGCGGCTAA
- the glpK gene encoding glycerol kinase GlpK codes for MSHYLLAIDQGTTSSRAIVFSAQGLPVARAQQEFKQYFPQDGWVEHDGEELWLSTLKVCREALQQGGLQASDIAAIGITNQRETTLVWDAVSGTPIHPAIVWQDRRTADYCAELKAAGHEAAVAAKTGLLIDPYFSATKLRWILHTVPGARERAERGELRFGTVDSFLLWRLTGGQSHKTDASNASRTLLFNIHTQQWDEDLLKLFEIPASLMPEVLDCAADFGATEASLLGAAIPVLGMAGDQQAALIGQACFEPGMVKSTYGTGCFMIQNTGDTPVASQNRLLTTVGYRLNGKVTYAVEGSIFVAGAAVQWLRDGIKLISHARDTEALAEQTGDACGVYLVPAFTGLGAPYWDPKARGAIFGLTRDTGIKEIVTAGLQAVCYQTRDLLEAMRQDGAAEPSALRVDGGMVENNWVMQFLADILGVPVERPEVTETTALGVAYLAGLQAGIYQDLESIARHWHRQQRFNPRMADSHRSTLYKGWLDAVSRVRSEA; via the coding sequence ATGTCCCATTACCTGCTTGCCATCGACCAGGGCACCACCAGCAGCCGTGCCATTGTGTTCAGCGCCCAAGGGTTGCCGGTGGCGCGCGCGCAGCAGGAGTTCAAGCAGTATTTCCCGCAGGACGGTTGGGTCGAGCATGACGGTGAAGAGCTGTGGCTGAGCACCCTCAAGGTTTGCCGCGAGGCGTTGCAGCAGGGCGGCTTGCAGGCCAGCGATATCGCGGCCATCGGCATCACCAATCAGCGTGAAACCACCCTGGTGTGGGACGCTGTCAGCGGTACGCCGATCCATCCGGCCATCGTCTGGCAGGATCGCCGTACCGCCGATTACTGCGCCGAGCTTAAGGCCGCAGGGCATGAGGCTGCGGTGGCAGCAAAAACTGGCCTGTTGATTGACCCGTATTTCTCGGCGACCAAGCTGCGCTGGATTCTGCACACAGTACCCGGTGCGCGTGAGCGTGCCGAGCGCGGCGAGTTGCGTTTCGGCACCGTGGACTCGTTCTTGCTGTGGCGCCTGACCGGCGGCCAATCGCACAAGACCGATGCCAGCAATGCCTCACGGACCTTGCTGTTCAACATCCATACCCAGCAGTGGGATGAAGACCTGCTCAAGTTATTTGAGATACCGGCCAGCCTGATGCCTGAGGTACTCGATTGTGCGGCCGACTTTGGTGCTACCGAGGCCAGCCTGCTCGGCGCGGCGATTCCGGTACTGGGCATGGCCGGTGACCAGCAGGCGGCGTTGATCGGCCAGGCTTGCTTTGAGCCGGGCATGGTGAAAAGCACCTATGGCACCGGCTGCTTCATGATCCAGAACACCGGTGACACGCCGGTTGCTTCACAAAATCGGCTGCTCACCACCGTCGGTTATCGGCTTAACGGCAAGGTCACCTATGCTGTAGAGGGCAGTATCTTTGTCGCCGGTGCCGCCGTGCAGTGGCTGCGCGACGGCATCAAGCTGATCAGCCATGCCCGCGACACTGAAGCGCTGGCCGAGCAGACCGGCGATGCCTGTGGTGTGTACCTGGTGCCTGCGTTTACCGGGCTCGGTGCGCCGTACTGGGACCCGAAAGCCCGTGGCGCGATTTTTGGTCTGACCCGTGATACCGGGATCAAGGAAATCGTCACTGCTGGCCTGCAGGCGGTGTGCTACCAGACCCGTGACTTGCTCGAAGCCATGCGTCAGGACGGTGCCGCCGAACCCAGTGCGTTGCGTGTGGATGGTGGTATGGTGGAAAACAACTGGGTCATGCAGTTTCTCGCCGACATCTTGGGTGTGCCGGTGGAGCGACCTGAAGTGACCGAAACCACAGCGCTGGGCGTCGCCTATCTGGCGGGGCTGCAAGCCGGGATTTATCAGGACTTGGAAAGTATCGCCCGGCACTGGCATCGCCAGCAGCGTTTCAACCCGCGCATGGCCGATAGCCATCGCAGTACCCTCTATAAAGGCTGGCTGGATGCAGTGAGCAGGGTACGCAGCGAAGCATAA
- a CDS encoding transporter substrate-binding domain-containing protein: MPLRHPLVIAGLFGALLGYAGLVRAETVLIAGDVWCPINCQPGSERPGIFVELAREIFAESGIEVQYQALNWSRTLHQVRRGQVNAAIGAGVEDAPDFLLGATPVALARNCFFTRQDSTWRFTGIASLAEQRLGIINDYSYGDELNAYIAAHYHDSQRIQVAAGDLALPLLLEKLRRKRVDAVLENTWVVQAMLREQRLTNELREAGCRAPDVPIYLAFSPALASSPRYVELFEQGLQRYIANGRLQALLRAYGVVVP, from the coding sequence ATGCCGCTGCGTCATCCGCTGGTTATTGCCGGGTTGTTTGGCGCGCTGCTCGGTTATGCCGGGCTGGTAAGGGCCGAGACGGTGCTGATTGCCGGTGATGTCTGGTGTCCGATCAACTGCCAGCCGGGCTCCGAGCGTCCGGGGATCTTCGTTGAGCTGGCGCGGGAGATCTTTGCCGAGTCGGGTATCGAGGTGCAGTATCAGGCGCTGAATTGGTCACGCACCTTGCATCAGGTGCGGCGCGGACAGGTGAACGCGGCAATTGGCGCGGGTGTTGAGGACGCCCCGGATTTTCTTCTGGGTGCTACGCCTGTGGCGTTGGCCCGTAACTGCTTCTTTACGCGGCAGGACTCCACCTGGCGCTTTACCGGTATCGCCTCTCTGGCCGAGCAGCGCCTGGGCATCATCAACGACTACAGCTACGGCGATGAGCTGAATGCCTATATCGCGGCCCACTACCATGACAGTCAGCGTATTCAGGTGGCGGCGGGGGATCTGGCGTTGCCATTACTGCTGGAAAAACTCAGGCGTAAGCGCGTCGATGCCGTGTTGGAAAATACCTGGGTGGTGCAGGCTATGTTGCGCGAGCAGAGGTTAACCAATGAGCTGCGTGAAGCCGGTTGTCGTGCTCCAGATGTGCCGATCTATCTGGCCTTTTCGCCGGCCTTGGCGTCCAGCCCGCGTTATGTCGAACTCTTTGAGCAAGGCTTGCAGCGCTATATAGCCAATGGACGCCTACAGGCGCTGCTGCGCGCCTATGGGGTGGTGGTGCCTTGA
- a CDS encoding PhzF family phenazine biosynthesis protein, producing the protein MQLDFHQVDAFAQQAFSGNPAMVYRLDSWLDEALMQQIAAEHNLAETAFVVKEGAVWHIRWFTPSAEVPLCGHATLAAAHVLFEQYGETGEAIDFICLSGALRVSRAGNQLVLDFPVRRARPCELRAEVEQVLGMSVQCVLALHEGPGIQELLAILPSEAAVRACQPDLVALATLPGLGLLISAAGEQHDFVSRYFAPAIGINEDPVTGSTHCILTPYWVEQLGKNALSAFQCSPRGGELHCELVGERVKIVGQALLVASGRLLLP; encoded by the coding sequence ATGCAGCTCGACTTTCATCAGGTTGACGCCTTCGCGCAACAAGCCTTCAGCGGCAATCCGGCCATGGTCTATCGCCTCGACAGCTGGCTGGATGAGGCCTTGATGCAGCAGATTGCTGCCGAACATAATCTGGCGGAAACCGCCTTTGTGGTGAAGGAGGGCGCGGTCTGGCATATCCGCTGGTTTACCCCGTCCGCTGAAGTACCGCTGTGCGGCCATGCCACCCTGGCGGCCGCCCATGTGCTGTTTGAACAGTACGGTGAAACCGGCGAGGCAATCGACTTTATCTGTTTGTCTGGCGCGCTACGGGTCAGTCGCGCTGGCAACCAGCTGGTACTGGATTTCCCGGTGCGTCGAGCACGGCCTTGCGAGCTGCGCGCAGAGGTTGAGCAGGTACTGGGTATGTCGGTGCAATGCGTATTGGCCTTGCATGAGGGGCCGGGTATTCAGGAGTTACTGGCGATACTGCCGAGCGAGGCGGCTGTACGGGCTTGTCAGCCCGATTTAGTTGCGCTGGCAACATTGCCGGGGCTGGGGCTGCTGATCAGCGCAGCCGGTGAGCAGCATGATTTCGTCTCGCGCTACTTTGCCCCGGCCATTGGCATCAATGAAGACCCCGTCACCGGCTCGACCCACTGCATCCTCACGCCTTATTGGGTCGAGCAACTCGGCAAGAACGCCCTGAGTGCTTTCCAGTGTTCGCCACGCGGCGGCGAACTGCATTGTGAGCTGGTGGGTGAGCGGGTGAAAATTGTCGGCCAAGCGTTGTTGGTCGCCAGTGGCCGGTTACTCCTGCCGTGA
- a CDS encoding ABC transporter ATP-binding protein, with the protein MSQALLNLRELSCGYPEHKVVQHLNLHLNAGDIGCLLGPSGCGKTTTLRAIAGFEPVLEGEIQLADQLISKAGYTLAPEKRRIGMVFQDYALFPHLSVAENIAFGIRKQANCERITGELLELVKLSHLGKRYPHELSGGQQQRVALARALAPEPQLLLLDEPFSNLDGELRRRLSHEVRVILKARGTSAILVTHDQEEAFAVSDQVGVFKEGKLEQWDTPFNLYHEPLTPFVASFIGQGYFIRGQMLSPDTVQTELGLIRGNRAYTWPVGSAVDVLLRPDDIIYDPDSTQKALIVGKTFLGAATLYRLQLPTGSQLEAIFPSHADHHPGQQVGIRVEADHLVAFAVPGSIATQASLSESGVRRYSSDS; encoded by the coding sequence ATGAGCCAAGCCCTGCTGAACCTACGCGAACTAAGCTGCGGCTACCCTGAACACAAAGTGGTGCAGCACCTTAACCTGCACCTGAATGCCGGCGATATCGGCTGCCTGCTCGGCCCGTCAGGCTGCGGCAAGACCACCACGCTGCGCGCCATCGCTGGTTTCGAGCCGGTGCTGGAGGGGGAAATCCAGCTGGCCGATCAGCTCATCTCCAAAGCGGGTTACACCCTGGCTCCGGAAAAACGCCGGATCGGCATGGTGTTTCAGGATTACGCCCTGTTCCCGCACCTCAGCGTGGCGGAGAACATTGCCTTCGGGATTCGCAAGCAAGCCAATTGCGAGCGCATCACCGGGGAGCTGTTGGAGTTGGTCAAGCTCAGCCATCTGGGCAAGCGCTACCCGCATGAGCTGTCCGGCGGCCAGCAACAGCGTGTCGCCCTGGCCCGTGCCTTGGCTCCGGAACCGCAACTGCTGCTGCTCGACGAGCCCTTCTCCAACCTAGACGGTGAGTTGCGCCGCCGCTTAAGCCATGAAGTGCGCGTCATTCTTAAAGCCCGCGGTACCAGCGCGATTCTGGTCACCCATGACCAAGAAGAAGCCTTTGCCGTGAGCGATCAGGTCGGCGTGTTCAAGGAAGGCAAACTGGAGCAGTGGGACACCCCGTTCAACCTCTACCACGAGCCGCTAACGCCCTTCGTCGCCAGTTTTATCGGCCAGGGCTATTTCATTCGCGGCCAGATGCTCAGCCCTGACACCGTGCAAACCGAACTGGGGTTAATTCGTGGCAACCGCGCTTACACCTGGCCGGTCGGCAGCGCAGTGGACGTACTGCTCCGCCCGGACGACATCATTTATGACCCAGACAGTACGCAAAAGGCGTTAATTGTCGGCAAAACCTTTCTCGGCGCGGCGACCCTGTATCGCCTGCAACTGCCAACGGGCAGCCAGTTGGAAGCGATCTTCCCCAGCCACGCCGATCACCACCCCGGCCAGCAGGTTGGCATTCGCGTAGAAGCCGATCACCTGGTGGCGTTTGCGGTGCCCGGCAGCATTGCCACGCAGGCCAGCCTCAGCGAATCAGGTGTGCGCCGCTACAGCAGCGACAGCTAA